One window of Balearica regulorum gibbericeps isolate bBalReg1 chromosome 10, bBalReg1.pri, whole genome shotgun sequence genomic DNA carries:
- the NEK4 gene encoding serine/threonine-protein kinase Nek4 isoform X5 produces the protein MPLAAYCFLRAVGKGSYGEVSLVRHQEDSKQYVIKKLNLKNASNRERKAAEQEAQLLSQLKHPNIVTYRESWQGEDGLLYIVMGFCEGGDLYHKLKEQKGKLLPEHQVVEWFVQIAMALQYLHEKHILHRDLKTQNVFLTRTNIIKVGDLGIARVLENQYDMASTLIGTPYYMSPELFSNKPYNYKLPPMPKDYSPQLVEIIRTMLSKKPEERPSVKSILRQPYIKHQISLFLEATKAKAARSHKKTVNSKPKEPCSLVPVKNESHSRNVRHQNHSFDQARKYKVTEEDCVLKYKATKFCPSEKPSVELERKRSSNDLNNLGDSLATVSGVNIDILPSERMKYGSEKCGSEHIPENNKAKYLNVPGNSKVTSSSPPIKEDGLQQRAKQAFKAENVESKQSSLDAVEEDGDTLKLLQPVSKDQKQTDLSLDSTEKLLAPFVPVVIQDDVCHGASGDAQEKITSHLQPHSSVSEPSLSRQRRQKKRELAEVSSEKFRAVAPRPLPFLSDVNTKTAQRCAEQHGAEASESVNSTKTSQVAVSKERPLSARERRRLKQSQEEMFPSVIPARRTSNSAVVEAKSHTENHVKGAQSSSDPSISQRKRETHCLSDDELSSSTSSTDKSDGDSREKKSNMNEMNDLVQLMTQTLKMDSKENSEYCVTSTPAPEFKLHRKYRDTLILHGKSPDELEELKFGEVPSDRLSVPDKIRRMVEILRSDVIQGLGVKLLEKVYSIMEEDDEVKRELQLRDHMGDKYASYSAKARHLKFLEENVKF, from the exons ATGCCCCTGGCTGCCTACTGCTTCCTCCGAGCTGTGGGGAAGGGCAGCTACGGGGAGGTGAGCCTGGTGCGGCACCAGGAGGACAGCAAGCAG TATGTCATCAAAAAGttaaatcttaaaaatgcttccaaccgagagagaaaagcagcagaacaagagGCACAGTTGTTATCCCAGTTGAAACACCCGAACATAGTCACCTACAGAGAATCCTGGCAGGGGGAAGATGGCCTATTATATATTGTTATGGGCTTCTGCGAGGGAGGAGATCTGTATCACAAACTTAAAGAGCAAAAGGGCAAACTTTTGCCTGAGCATCAGGTGGTGGAGTGGTTTGTCCAGATTGCCATGGCACTGCAG TATTTACATGAAAAGCACATTCTGCACAGAGATCTTAAaactcaaaatgtttttctgacaCGAACAAATATAATCAAAGTGGGTGACCTGGGAATAGCCAGAGTGTTGGAAAACCAATACGACATGGCCAGCACTCTCATAGGCACACCGTACTACATGAGCCCTGAACTTTTTTCTAACAAACCCTATAACTACAAG CTGCCACCCATGCCAAAGGATTACAGCCCACAATTGGTAGAAATAATACGAACTATGCTCAGCAAAAAACCTGAGGAAAGACCTAGTGTGAAGAGCATACTACGACAGCCATATATCAAGCACCAAATTTCGTTGTTTTTGGAAGCCACGAAGGC GAAAGCGGCCAGAAGTCATAAGAAAACAGTGAATTCTAAACCTAAAGAGCCTTGTTCTTTGGTCCCAGTGAAGAATGAATCTCATAGCAGGAATGTTAGGCACCAAAACCACTCCTTTGATCAAGCCAGGAAATATAAAGTT ACTGAAGAAGATTGTGTCCTCAAATACAAAGCCACCAAATTTTGTCCCTCAGAGAAACCATCTGTTGAGTTGGAAAGAAAACGAAGCAGTAATGATTTGAACAACCTGGGAGACTCCTTAGCTACAGTTAGTGGAGTGAATATTGATATCTTACCATCTGAAAGGATGAAGTATGGAAGTGAGAAGTGTGGCAGTGAGCATATTCCAGAGAATAAtaaagcaaagtatttaaatgttCCAGGGAATTCTAAAGTAACATCCAGTAGCCCACCAATTAAGGAAGATGGACTGCAGCAAAGAGCAAAGCAagcttttaaagctgaaaatgttGAGTCTAAGCAGTCTTCTCTTGATGCTGTAGAAGAAGATGGTGACACTTTGAAACTCCTGCAGCCTGTATCAAAAGACCAAAAGCAAACTGACCTG AGCTTGGATTCTACTGAAAAGCTGCTAGCTCCATTTGTTCCTGTTGTAATTCAA GATGATGTCTGTCATGGAGCTTCAGGAGATGCTCAGGAAAAAATTACCTCCCACTTGCAGCCTCATAGTTCTGTCAGTGAACCCTCTCTTTCACGGCAGCGAcggcagaagaaaagagaactggctgaagtCTCTTCAGAGAAG TTCAGAGCAGTTGCTCCTCGgcctttaccttttctttctgatgtgaACACAAAGACAGCACAGAGGTGTGCAGAGCAGCATGGTGCTGAAGCCTCTGAATCAGTAAATAGTACCAAAACAAGTCAAGTTGCCGTTTCAAAG GAGCGGCCCTTGTCAGCAAGAGAACGAAGGAGGCTAAAACAGTCTCAGGAGGAGATGTTTCCCTCTG TGATTCCAGCAAGACGAACATCAAATAGTGCAGTAGTTGAAGCAAAATCACATACGGAAAATCATGTTAAAGGTGCTCAGTCCTCATCAGATCCCAGTATTTCTCAG agaaagagagaaacccATTGCCTGTCTGATGATGAGTTAAGCTCTTCCACAAGCTCTACAGATAAGTCTGATGGAGATTCCAGGGAGAA AAAAAGCAATATGAATGAAATGAATGACTTGGTGCAGCTAATGACACAGACACTGAAAATGGACTCTAAGGAGAACTCTGAATACTGTGTAACCTCGACTCCAGCCCCAGAGTTTAAACTTCATAGAAAATATCGAGACACTTTGATTTTGCATGGAAAATCACCTGATGAATTGGAGGAATTAAAATTTGGAGAGGTTCCTTCAG atagGTTATCAGTTCCTGACAAGATTAGGAGAATGGTTGAAATCCTGAGATCTGATGTGATCCAAGGATTGGGAGTGAAACTTCTTGAGAAGGTGTACAGCATCATGGAAGAAGATGATGAAGTGAAAAGAGAG CTGCAGTTGCGGGACCATATGGGAGACAAGTATGCAAGTTACAGTGCGAAGGCACGCCATCTGaaatttcttgaagaaaatgtgaagttcTGA
- the NEK4 gene encoding serine/threonine-protein kinase Nek4 isoform X6, translating to MPLAAYCFLRAVGKGSYGEVSLVRHQEDSKQYLHEKHILHRDLKTQNVFLTRTNIIKVGDLGIARVLENQYDMASTLIGTPYYMSPELFSNKPYNYKSDIWALGCCVYEMATLKHAFNAKDMNSLVYRIIEGKLPPMPKDYSPQLVEIIRTMLSKKPEERPSVKSILRQPYIKHQISLFLEATKAKAARSHKKTVNSKPKEPCSLVPVKNESHSRNVRHQNHSFDQARKYKVTEEDCVLKYKATKFCPSEKPSVELERKRSSNDLNNLGDSLATVSGVNIDILPSERMKYGSEKCGSEHIPENNKAKYLNVPGNSKVTSSSPPIKEDGLQQRAKQAFKAENVESKQSSLDAVEEDGDTLKLLQPVSKDQKQTDLSLDSTEKLLAPFVPVVIQDDVCHGASGDAQEKITSHLQPHSSVSEPSLSRQRRQKKRELAEVSSEKFRAVAPRPLPFLSDVNTKTAQRCAEQHGAEASESVNSTKTSQVAVSKERPLSARERRRLKQSQEEMFPSVIPARRTSNSAVVEAKSHTENHVKGAQSSSDPSISQRKRETHCLSDDELSSSTSSTDKSDGDSREKKSNMNEMNDLVQLMTQTLKMDSKENSEYCVTSTPAPEFKLHRKYRDTLILHGKSPDELEELKFGEVPSDRLSVPDKIRRMVEILRSDVIQGLGVKLLEKVYSIMEEDDEVKRELQLRDHMGDKYASYSAKARHLKFLEENVKF from the exons ATGCCCCTGGCTGCCTACTGCTTCCTCCGAGCTGTGGGGAAGGGCAGCTACGGGGAGGTGAGCCTGGTGCGGCACCAGGAGGACAGCAAGCAG TATTTACATGAAAAGCACATTCTGCACAGAGATCTTAAaactcaaaatgtttttctgacaCGAACAAATATAATCAAAGTGGGTGACCTGGGAATAGCCAGAGTGTTGGAAAACCAATACGACATGGCCAGCACTCTCATAGGCACACCGTACTACATGAGCCCTGAACTTTTTTCTAACAAACCCTATAACTACAAG tctgataTTTGGGCATTAGGCTGTTGTGTTTATGAAATGGCTACACTGAAACATGCCTTTAATGCTAAAGACATGAACTCTTTGGTTTACCGAATTATAGAAGGAAAG CTGCCACCCATGCCAAAGGATTACAGCCCACAATTGGTAGAAATAATACGAACTATGCTCAGCAAAAAACCTGAGGAAAGACCTAGTGTGAAGAGCATACTACGACAGCCATATATCAAGCACCAAATTTCGTTGTTTTTGGAAGCCACGAAGGC GAAAGCGGCCAGAAGTCATAAGAAAACAGTGAATTCTAAACCTAAAGAGCCTTGTTCTTTGGTCCCAGTGAAGAATGAATCTCATAGCAGGAATGTTAGGCACCAAAACCACTCCTTTGATCAAGCCAGGAAATATAAAGTT ACTGAAGAAGATTGTGTCCTCAAATACAAAGCCACCAAATTTTGTCCCTCAGAGAAACCATCTGTTGAGTTGGAAAGAAAACGAAGCAGTAATGATTTGAACAACCTGGGAGACTCCTTAGCTACAGTTAGTGGAGTGAATATTGATATCTTACCATCTGAAAGGATGAAGTATGGAAGTGAGAAGTGTGGCAGTGAGCATATTCCAGAGAATAAtaaagcaaagtatttaaatgttCCAGGGAATTCTAAAGTAACATCCAGTAGCCCACCAATTAAGGAAGATGGACTGCAGCAAAGAGCAAAGCAagcttttaaagctgaaaatgttGAGTCTAAGCAGTCTTCTCTTGATGCTGTAGAAGAAGATGGTGACACTTTGAAACTCCTGCAGCCTGTATCAAAAGACCAAAAGCAAACTGACCTG AGCTTGGATTCTACTGAAAAGCTGCTAGCTCCATTTGTTCCTGTTGTAATTCAA GATGATGTCTGTCATGGAGCTTCAGGAGATGCTCAGGAAAAAATTACCTCCCACTTGCAGCCTCATAGTTCTGTCAGTGAACCCTCTCTTTCACGGCAGCGAcggcagaagaaaagagaactggctgaagtCTCTTCAGAGAAG TTCAGAGCAGTTGCTCCTCGgcctttaccttttctttctgatgtgaACACAAAGACAGCACAGAGGTGTGCAGAGCAGCATGGTGCTGAAGCCTCTGAATCAGTAAATAGTACCAAAACAAGTCAAGTTGCCGTTTCAAAG GAGCGGCCCTTGTCAGCAAGAGAACGAAGGAGGCTAAAACAGTCTCAGGAGGAGATGTTTCCCTCTG TGATTCCAGCAAGACGAACATCAAATAGTGCAGTAGTTGAAGCAAAATCACATACGGAAAATCATGTTAAAGGTGCTCAGTCCTCATCAGATCCCAGTATTTCTCAG agaaagagagaaacccATTGCCTGTCTGATGATGAGTTAAGCTCTTCCACAAGCTCTACAGATAAGTCTGATGGAGATTCCAGGGAGAA AAAAAGCAATATGAATGAAATGAATGACTTGGTGCAGCTAATGACACAGACACTGAAAATGGACTCTAAGGAGAACTCTGAATACTGTGTAACCTCGACTCCAGCCCCAGAGTTTAAACTTCATAGAAAATATCGAGACACTTTGATTTTGCATGGAAAATCACCTGATGAATTGGAGGAATTAAAATTTGGAGAGGTTCCTTCAG atagGTTATCAGTTCCTGACAAGATTAGGAGAATGGTTGAAATCCTGAGATCTGATGTGATCCAAGGATTGGGAGTGAAACTTCTTGAGAAGGTGTACAGCATCATGGAAGAAGATGATGAAGTGAAAAGAGAG CTGCAGTTGCGGGACCATATGGGAGACAAGTATGCAAGTTACAGTGCGAAGGCACGCCATCTGaaatttcttgaagaaaatgtgaagttcTGA